The Mauremys reevesii isolate NIE-2019 linkage group 1, ASM1616193v1, whole genome shotgun sequence genome has a segment encoding these proteins:
- the LOC120368700 gene encoding apovitellenin-1-like encodes MLLSKALAVTLILLLSTSLSEVGAKAISKRHVRRDWLIIPDSIAFYMYESVNKVSPKAGQFLADAVQTPVILEIRNFLMKETSKISVLAEQLMEKLTGLWKKKEEASAQQ; translated from the exons ATGCTTCTGTCCAAGGCTTTGGCGGTGACTCTGATTCTGCTCCTCAGCACCAGTCTCTCTG aagtGGGTGCTAAGGCAATCTCAAAGAGACACGTTCGTCGTGACTGGCTGATCATACCGGATTCAATTGCATTTTACATGTATGAATCTGTGAACAAAGTGTCCCCGAAAGCTGGTCAGTTCTTGGCAGATGCTGTTCAGACTCCAGTAATCCTTGAGATCAG GAACTTCCTGATGAAGGAGACCTCTAAAATCAGTGTGCTGGCAGAACAGCTGATGGAAAAATTAACAGGTCTGtggaagaagaaagaggaagcCTCAGCCCAGCAGTAG